Proteins from a single region of Oncorhynchus tshawytscha isolate Ot180627B linkage group LG03, Otsh_v2.0, whole genome shotgun sequence:
- the insig2 gene encoding insulin-induced gene 2 protein isoform X1: MADSTVVSDQQRSGSGQTDPSRGTYIAVITNRSTTLVIRGFMLFSIGVFLALVLNLLQVQRNVTLFPPDVISSIFSSAWWVPPCCGTASAIIGLLYPCIDCRLGEPHKFKREWSSVMRCVAVFVGINHASAKVDFANNVQLSLTLAALSIGLWWTFDRSRSGFGLGVVIALLATLSTQLLVYNGVFQYTSPDFLYIRSWLPCIFFAGVITMGNIGRQLALYECKLMSEKAHQD, from the exons ATGGCCGACTCCACGGTAGTCAGCGACCAGCAGCGGTCTGGGTCCGGGCAAACCGATCCTTCCAGAGGAACATACATTGCAGTGATCACCAACAGAAGCACCACCCTGGTGATCCGTGGGTTCATGCTGTTCTCTATAGGAGTTTTCCTGGCTCTGGTGCTCAACCTGCTGCAG GTACAGAGGAACGTCACTCTGTTCCCGCCTGATGTCATTAGTAGCATCTTCTCATCAGCCTGGTGGGTGCCGCCCTGCTGTGGGACCGCCtcag caaTAATCGGTCTGTTGTATCCATGCATTGACTGTCGGCTCGGCGAGCCCCACAAGTTCAAGCGGGAGTGGTCCAGTGTGATGCGCTGTGTGGCCGTGTTCGTGGGCATCAACCATGCCAGTGCT AAAGTGGACTTTGCGAACAACGTGCAGCTGTCCCTGACGCTGGCGGCCCTGTCCATCGGCCTGTGGTGGACATTTGACCGGTCTCGCTCCGGCTTTGGCCTGGGGGTGGTCATCGCCCTGCTGGCCACTCTATCTACTCAGCTCCTGGTCTACAACGGAGTCTTTCA GTATACCTCTCCAGATTTTCTGTACATTCGCTCCTGGTTACCTTGCATCTTCTTTGCTGGTGTGATAACCATGGGGAACATAGGACGACAGCTAGCCCTG TACGAATGCAAACTTATGTCAGAAAAGGCTCATCAAGACTGA
- the insig2 gene encoding insulin-induced gene 2 protein isoform X2 encodes MADSTVVSDQQRSGSGQTDPSRGTYIAVITNRSTTLVIRGFMLFSIGVFLALVLNLLQVQRNVTLFPPDVISSIFSSAWWVPPCCGTASAIIGLLYPCIDCRLGEPHKFKREWSSVMRCVAVFVGINHASAKVDFANNVQLSLTLAALSIGLWWTFDRSRSGFGLGVVIALLATLSTQLLVYNGVFQYTSPDFLYIRSWLPCIFFAGVITMGNIGRQLALQQKAKRGW; translated from the exons ATGGCCGACTCCACGGTAGTCAGCGACCAGCAGCGGTCTGGGTCCGGGCAAACCGATCCTTCCAGAGGAACATACATTGCAGTGATCACCAACAGAAGCACCACCCTGGTGATCCGTGGGTTCATGCTGTTCTCTATAGGAGTTTTCCTGGCTCTGGTGCTCAACCTGCTGCAG GTACAGAGGAACGTCACTCTGTTCCCGCCTGATGTCATTAGTAGCATCTTCTCATCAGCCTGGTGGGTGCCGCCCTGCTGTGGGACCGCCtcag caaTAATCGGTCTGTTGTATCCATGCATTGACTGTCGGCTCGGCGAGCCCCACAAGTTCAAGCGGGAGTGGTCCAGTGTGATGCGCTGTGTGGCCGTGTTCGTGGGCATCAACCATGCCAGTGCT AAAGTGGACTTTGCGAACAACGTGCAGCTGTCCCTGACGCTGGCGGCCCTGTCCATCGGCCTGTGGTGGACATTTGACCGGTCTCGCTCCGGCTTTGGCCTGGGGGTGGTCATCGCCCTGCTGGCCACTCTATCTACTCAGCTCCTGGTCTACAACGGAGTCTTTCA GTATACCTCTCCAGATTTTCTGTACATTCGCTCCTGGTTACCTTGCATCTTCTTTGCTGGTGTGATAACCATGGGGAACATAGGACGACAGCTAGCCCTG CAACAAAAAGCCAAAAGGGGATGGTAA